TGCCCGTGAGGTCGACGGGGCCCGTCCCGGGATCCGTCAGCTGGCGGAGCAGGTATTCGTCGGCGGCGTCCCAGGCCCGGAAGGGGTCGCTGGGGTGCTCGGGGAAGCGGGCGAGCTCGAAAGTGCCCTGTGAGGTCGTCAAACGGTTCATATGTCACTCAGGCTAACCGAGGAACCGGGGGCGCCCCACACGCTCCCCGGCCCCTCGGTCGTATCGCCCTGCCTGCCGCACCGCCGGACCGCTCCCGCCCGGTCCACGGTCGGGCCGGGGCTCCGTCAGGGCAGCTGTCGGTCGAGGGCGGAGCGCCCCTCGTCAGCCAGCTTGCGCCGCGCCCATTCCAGGTTCTCCGGGGTCAGGTCACGCCCGGAGGCCAGCACCACGTCCTCCGCGCTCGGTGTGTCGCTCGCACCCGTGTGCAGAAGCCGGTCGGGGGTGACACCCGACGCCTCGGGCACAGCCGCGGATACGGATTCGGGGTCTTCGCTCATGCCGCCTCCTCCTCGTCCTTGCGGCAATTCTCGCGCCACGCGGGCCGGGGCGCATCCGAGGAGGCCGGAAACCGGTGGGCCACCCGGGAGAGTGAACCGGTCATTGGGCCGCACGAGGAGTGGGCAGAAGCGGAATGTCGGTTCTCACCTCTTGAGGCGGTGCCCAATGCTCCACGGCGTCGACGTCAGCGCCTATCAGCCCTCCTACGACACGGAGGGCCTCGATTTCGTCTTCATCAAGTCCACCGAGGGCCGCAGCTATGTCAATCCACGTCTGGACGCCCAGGTGAAGCGGGCCCGGGACGCCGAGTGCGTCGTCGGCTTCTACCACTTCCTCTGGCCGGGGGAGATCAAGGACCAGGTGGCGTACTTCCTGAACAAGACCCCGGAGAAGGAGGGCGATCTGCTCGCCGTCGACTGGGAGCAGACCGGCGGCGGGACGCGCGCGAGCAGCGCGGAGAAGGACCGCTTCATCCGTGAGGTGAAGCGGGAGCGGCCCGGCCACCGGGTCCTCCTGTACTGCAACCGGGCCTTCTGGCGCACCCATGACACCAGCGACTACGCGGGCGACGGGCTGTGGATCGCGGATTACGTCTCCGCCGGCAAGCCGCGCATCGAGGCGTCCTGGCGCATCCATCAGTACACCGACGACCCCCTCGACAAGAACGTCGCCGACTTCGACTCGGTGCGGGCCCTGCGCGACTGGGCCTCCGCCGGATAACGGCCTTCCGGGCCCCCTGGGACAGGGACGTTCCAGGGGCCCGACCAGGCCCAATCTTGACCTGCACATGATAGGTACACAGCGTTCACACGCGGGCCACGGTGCGTGTGGAAGGCTCCCGCGTACCAGACATCGCACGGCCACCCCGACGAGCGCCCCGACCCGGGGCCGGCGTCGTGGTGGCCGCGTTCCGAGAGGACACCCCACATGTCCCGTCGCTCTCCGCTCTACGCGCGTCCACTGCTGGCCACCGCGGCCGCCGTCGCCCTCCTCGCGGGCACCGCGGCAGCCGCGCCCGCCGCCGACACCCCGCCCGACCGCCCCGCCACCCTCGCCGCAGCACTCGACGACACGTACTACCAGGACGCCCTCGGCAAGACCGGCACCGAGCTCAAGGCCGCCCTGCACACGATCATCAGCGACCAGACCAAGCTCTCCTACAGCCAGGTGTGGGACGCGCTCAAGGCCACCGACGAGGACCCCGCCAACTCCTCCAACGTGATCCTCCTCTACACCGGCCGCTCCCAGTCCAAGAACGACAACGGCGGCAACGCCGACCAGTGGAACCGTGAGCACGTCTGGGCCAAGTCGCACGGCGACTTCGGTACGGCCACCGGCCCGGGCACCGACATCCACCATCTGCGGCCCGAGGACGTCTCGGTCAACTCCGCCCGGGGCAACAAGGACTTCGACAACGGCGGCAGCGAACTGGGAGAGGCCCCCGGCAACTTCACCGACGGCGACTCGTTCGAACCGCGTGACGCGGTCAAGGGCGACGTCGCGCGCATGATCCTCTACATGGCCGTGCGCTACGAGGGCAACGACTCCTTCGCCGACCTCGAACCCAACGACCAGGTCGGCAACGGCTCCGCCCCGAAGATGGGCAAGCTGTCCGTGCTGAAGCAGTGGAGCCAGGAGGACCCGCCGGACGCCTTCGAGAAGCGGCGTAACGACGTCATATTCGAGCAGTTCCAGCACAACCGGAACCCGTTCATCGACCACCCCGAGTGGGTCGGGGCCATCTGGTAGCCCCGGCCCCGGATCACTCCTCGCCGGCCAGGGCCTTCGCGCTGCCTTCCACCGCCGCCTCACGGGTCGCATAGCGCGGCAGGTCCTGGCCGATGCCCTCCCGGACGACGTCCGGGGGGCCCAGCAGATCACGCGGGTCGACGACCGCCGCGCGCCGGCCGTCGGCGGAGAGCCGGCCGAGACCGATGTGCAGCATCCCCAGGGCCACCGAGTCCACGGCGGTCACGTCGTGCAGGTCCAGCACGACCGAACCCTTCCCGTCGACCCCGGACTCGTCCAGCGCGTACAGCACGCGTTCGGCCGCCGTGAAGTCGATGGCCCCCTGTGCGGCGACCACTCCGACCTTCTCGTGCAGGACCCTCTCGTGCTCGGCCGAGGGCGCGGAAGGCAGGTCGTCCGCGGTGGTGACGAGGCTGACCGTGGAGCCGGGCAGCGCGGGGTTGAGCATCAGGTGGAGCCCGTACCGCTCCGAGAGCGCCCTGAGCGCCGCCTGGCCGCGTACCGAGTTGCCGGTGGTGTCCAGCGGCGGGCTGTAGGTGGCGAGCCCGAAGCGGGCGGGGCCGACCGCGATGAGGCCGCCGGAGACCCCGCTCTTGGCGGGCAGCCCGATCCGCAGGAGCCACTCCCCCGAGCCGTCGTACATGCCGCAGGTGGCCATGACGGCGAGCACCCGGGCGGCGACCTCCGCGGAGACGACCTGGTCGCGGGTGACCGGGTTGACCCCGCCGTACGCGAGCGTCGCGGCCATCGTCGCGAGGTCGAGGGCGGTGACACGTACCGCGCACTGCCGGAAGTAGCGGTCCACCGCGAGGACCGGGTCGACGGGCATGGTGCCGGTGGCGCGGATCAGGTACGCCAGCGCCCGGTTGCGGTCACCGGTCATGGACTCCGAGGTGAACACCTCCTCGTCCACGTCCAGTTCGCGCCCGGCGAACCGGCCGAGGCAGTGCAGGATGCGTTCGAAGGCGGGTTCGCCGGGGGTGTCGGGGATCAGGGCGGTGGTGACGATGGCCCCGGCGTTGACCATCGCGTTGGCGGGCCGGCCGGTGCCGGGCTCCAGACTGATGGCGTTGAACGCGTCGCCGCTCGGCTCGGCCCCACCCACCGGCTCACCTCGTCCAGACCGAGGACGGAGAGCGCGAGGGCGTAGATGAACGGTTTGGAGACGGACTGGAGGGTGAAGGGGACCTCGGCCTCGCCCGCGCTGTAACGGTGGCCGTCCATGCTGACCAGGGCCAGTCCGAAGGCGTCCGGGTCGGCGAGGCCCAGCTGCGGGATGTAGTCGGCGGGCCGGCCGCCGGGCAGGTCGGCGAATTCGGCGCGCATCCTGTTGAGCGAGTCGGTCACCGCGTCGGCGGCACTCATCCGCGCCGCCCCTCAGCCGCGCTCGGCCTGGGCGACCCGCGGGAAGGTCTTCACCCCGGCGGCCTTGCGGCTGTTGGCCTGGACGTCGACCGTACGGCCCGGCGGGGCGTCCTCCTCCCCGACGACCACCGTGTCGAGGACCTTGTCCTGCGCGTCCACGAACTCCACCTTCACCGCGTAGAAGGCGGGTGCGTCCGTGGGGTTGGTGATCCGGACGCGGGCGCTGCGGACCTCTTCCGACGCGGCGACGGGCAGCCCGCTCACCGAGACGT
This DNA window, taken from Streptomyces griseus subsp. griseus, encodes the following:
- a CDS encoding GH25 family lysozyme — translated: MLHGVDVSAYQPSYDTEGLDFVFIKSTEGRSYVNPRLDAQVKRARDAECVVGFYHFLWPGEIKDQVAYFLNKTPEKEGDLLAVDWEQTGGGTRASSAEKDRFIREVKRERPGHRVLLYCNRAFWRTHDTSDYAGDGLWIADYVSAGKPRIEASWRIHQYTDDPLDKNVADFDSVRALRDWASAG
- a CDS encoding endonuclease I family protein: MSRRSPLYARPLLATAAAVALLAGTAAAAPAADTPPDRPATLAAALDDTYYQDALGKTGTELKAALHTIISDQTKLSYSQVWDALKATDEDPANSSNVILLYTGRSQSKNDNGGNADQWNREHVWAKSHGDFGTATGPGTDIHHLRPEDVSVNSARGNKDFDNGGSELGEAPGNFTDGDSFEPRDAVKGDVARMILYMAVRYEGNDSFADLEPNDQVGNGSAPKMGKLSVLKQWSQEDPPDAFEKRRNDVIFEQFQHNRNPFIDHPEWVGAIW